CCTCAGCCTGACCGTGTCCCTGGGTCCTCGGCCTGACCgtgtctctgcctctgtctcttaGCCTGCTGTCCTAGAGCCATGCCCCCCAGGAAAAAGAGGAGGCCCACTGCAGGAGACGATTTGTCTGCCAAGAAGAGCCGACAGGACAGGTGCTtcacctcactcccccccccttcACCTCACCCCCCCCTTCACCTCACCCCCCCCTTTACCTCACCCCACCTTCACCTCACCCACTTCACTTCACCCCCCCACCGTGTGTGTGGGCGGCTGTGTAaggatgggtgggtgtgtaagAACGGGCATGTATGTGGGCGGGTGTGTGTAAGGACGGGCGTGTGTAAAGACAAGCGGGTATGGGTGTGTCTGGGTGGGTGTGTAAGGGCGGGTGTGTAAggacaggcgtgtgtgtgtgagagtgtaaggacaggcgtgtgtgtgtgagagtgtgtaaggacaggcgtgtgtgtgtgagagtgtgtaaggacaggcgcgtgtgtgtgaatgtgtaaggACGGGGTGTGTGAGCGGGCGTGTAAGGGTGGGCGTGTAAGGAcgggcatgtgtgtgagagtgtaaggacgggggtgtgtgtgtgtgtgtgagtgtgtaaggacgggcgtgtgtgtgtgtgtgtgtgagtgtgtaaggacgggcgtgtgtgtgtgtgagtgtgtaaggacgggtgtgtgtgtgtgtgtgtgtgtgtgtgagtgtgtaaggacgggcgtgtgtgtgtgtgtgtgtgtaaggacgggcgtgtgtgtgtgtgtgtgtgtaaggacgggcgtgtgtgtgtgtgtgtgtgtaaggacgggtgtgtgtgtgtgtgtgtgtaaggacgggtgtgtgtgtgtgtgtgtgtgtgtgtgtgtaaggacgggcgtgtgtgtgtgtgtgtgtgtaaggacgggcgtgtgtgtgtgtgtgtgtgtgtgtgtgtgtgtaaggacgtgtgtgtgtgtgtgtgtgtgtgtgtgtgtgtgtgtgtgtgtgtgtgtaaggacgggcgtgtgtgtgtgtgtgtgtgtaaggacgggcgtgtgtgtgtgtgtgtaaggacgggcgtgtgtgtgtgtgtgtgtaaggacgggcgtgtgtgtgcgagtgtaaggacgggagtgtgtgtgtgtgtgtgtgtgcgagtgtgtaaggacgggcgtgtgtgtgagtgtgtgtgtgtgtaaggacgggcgcgtgtgtgtgtgtgtgtaaggacgggcgtgtgtgtgtgtgtgagtgtgtgtaaggacgggcgtgtgtgtgtgtgtgtgtgtaaggacgggcgtgtgtgtgtgtgtgtgtgtgtgtaaggacgggggcgtgtgtgtgtgtgtgtgtgtgtgtaaggacgggcgtgtgtgtgtgtgtgtgtgtgtgtaaggacgggcgtgtgtgtgtgtaaggacgggcgtgtgtgtgtgtaaggacgggcgtgtgagtgtgtaaggacgggcgtgtgtgtaaggacggacgtgtgtgtgcgagtgtgtaaggacgggcgtgtgtgtgcgagtgtgtaaggacgggcgtgtgtgtgcgagtgtgtaaggacgggcgtgtgtgtgtaaggacgggCGTGTGTTTGCGAGTGTGTAAggacgggcgtgtgtgtgtaaggacgggcgtgtgtgtgcgagtgtgtaaggacgggcgtgtgtgtgtaaggacgggcgtgtgtgtgtgagtgtgtaaggacgggcgtgtgtgtgtgagtgtgtaaggacgggcgtgtgtgtgtaaggacgggCGTGTGTTTGCGAGTGTGTAAggacgggcgtgtgtgtgcgagtgtgtaaggacgggcgtgtgtgtgtaaggacgggCGTGTGTTTGCGAGTGTGTAAggacgggcgtgtgtgtgtaaggacgggcgtgtgtgtgtaaggacgggcgtgtgtgtgcgagtgtgtaaggacgggcgtgtgtgtgcgagtgtgtaaggacgggcgtgtgtgtgtgtgtgtgtgtgtgtgtgtgtgtgtgtgtgtgtgtgtgcgagtgtgcgagtgtgtaaggacgggcgtgtgtgtgcgagtgtgtaaggacgggcgtgtgtgtgagtgtgtgtgtgtgtgtgtgtaaggacgggcatgtgtgtgtgtgtgtgtgtgtaaggacgggcatgtgtgtgtgtgtgtgtgtaaggacgggcatgtgtgtgtgtgtgtgtgtaaggacgggcatgtgtgtgtgtgtgtgtgtgtaaggacgggcgtgtgtgtgcgagtgtgtaaggacgggcgtgtgtgtgcgagtgtgtaaggacgggcgtgtgtgtgcaagtgtgtaaggacgggcgtgtgagtgtgtgtgtgtgtgtaaggacgggcgcgtgtgtgtgtgtgtaaggacgggcgcgcgcgtgtgtgtgtgtaaggacgggcgcgcgtgtgtgtgtgtgtaaggacaggcgcgcgtgtgtgtgtgtgtgtgtgtgtaaggacgggcgtgtgtgtgtgtgtgtgtgtaaggacgggcgtgtgtgtgtgtgtgtaaggacgggcgtgtgtgtgtgtgtgtaaggacgggcgtgtgtgtgtgtgtgtgtgtgtgtgtgtgtgtgtgaggacgggtgtgtgtgtgtgtgtgtggacgggcgtgtgagtgtgtgtgtgtgtgtgtgtgtgtgtgtgtaaggacgggcgtgtgtgtgtgtgtgtgtgtgtaaggacgggcgtgtgtgtgtgtgtgtgtgtgtaaggacgggcgtgtgtgtgtgtgtgtgtgtgtgtgtgtaaggacgggcgtgtgtgtgtgagtgtgtgtgagtgtgtgtgtgtgtgtgtgtgtgtgtgtgtgtgtgtgtgtgtgtgtgtgtgtgtgtgtgtgtgaggacgggcgcgtgtgtgtgtgtgtgtgtgtgtgtgtgtgtgtgtgtgtgtgtgtgtgtgtgtgtgtgaggacgggcgtgtgtgtgagtgtgtgtgtgtgtgtgtaaggactggcgtgtgtgtgtgtgtgtgtgagtgtgtgtgtgtgaggactggcgtgtgtgtgtgtgtgtgtgtgtgtgtgtgtaaggacgggcgtgtgtgtgtgtgagtgtgtgtgtgagtgtgtgtgtgtgtgtgtgtgtgtgtgtaaggacgggcgtgtgtgtgtgtgtgtgtaaggacgggcgtgtgtgtgtgtgtaaggacgggcgtgtgtgtgtgtgtgtgtgtgtgtgtgtgaggacgggcgtgtgtgtgtgtgtgtgtgtgtgtgtgtgtgtgtgtgtgtgtgtgaggacgggcgtgtgtgtgagtgtgtgtgtgtgtgtgtgtgtgtaaggactggcgtgtgagtgtgtgtgtgtgtgtgtgtgaggactggcgtgtgtgtgtgtgtgtgtgtgtgtgtgtaaggacgggcgtgtgtgtgtgtgagtgtgtgtgtgagtgtgtgtgtgtgtgtgtgtgtgtaaggacgggcgtgtgtgtgtgagtgtgcatggtGACCTCTCTCCTGCCATTCTCCTTTTGCTTCCAGTGTTTACAGAAAGCAGGAGGCGCCCCGTATCCCGGAGGCGGAGGTCTTCTCCAGTAAGAGGTGCCTGGAGTGGTTCTACGAATACGCAGGTGACTCACCTCACCTGTAGCAACACATGCTTATGTCTGATGGGCGATCATGCATGATGTAAAGAAATGCAATGTggtacatggtgtgtgtgttgtgtgtgtgtgtgtgtgtgtgtgtgtgtgtgtttgtgagatgcAGGCTGTGATGATGTGGTTGGACCAGAAGGCATGGAGAAGTTCTGCGAAGACATTGGAGTGGAGCCAGAGAATGTAAGACACTAATGATCATTGCTGAATACTGATTTTTAAGAACTGCGTCCTTCTTGCCCCAGGGGGTATTAAACCACTTAAACTTCAGTCCTTTCCTAATGTTTGAAAAAGCAGCCCACGTAATGCTCTCCGTCTGCCTCAGCTGATCTGAGTCAGTTAGTTTGTTAGTGTGTTCCTCTGCCTGGGTGAAGTGACTGCTCACAGTCACAGTCAGGTGTCCCAGCAGCATAGCAGAGTGTTCTCgtcgtatgagtgtgtgttgtattcATGGGTTACACCTTTTGGCTTCATTATTAAGTAATGGATTGAAGATTGATTGATTCGatatgtgtttgttttgagTAAAACCAGCAGGATGACTGACAGGATCTTCAATTGGTAACCATGACACCACTAATAATAATGCTCTGTGTGGTTTTCCTCTGTGTTGGTTGGACTCTGTGCTCATGAGCCCCAGCAGACCCAGGAGGGTAATGGTTAACATATTCCTTTACCCTTATTTAGTACCTTTGACGCCtattgtaagtgtgtgtgtacctgtacagGTGGTGATGCTGGTGTTGGCTTGGAAGCTAAATGCTCAGAGTATGGGCTACTTCACACTACAGGAGTGGCTAAGGGGGATGGGATCACTGCAGTAAGCTGTTCTCCGCCGGGTTGCACCCCACCCGCCCGTCTGTtacccacacctccccactcccccacatCCAATGACAAACAGCAGAGACACTTTGATTTGCTGCACGAAACTGATTCGTGATTAAATTTGACGCATACTTTGTCCTAGCTGGAGTTTGCTTGCAGTCTTGGCAATgccaataaaatattcacctgtgACTGACCTTTatgtgtgctctctctctccttttaagATGCGACTCGACAGAAAAACTCAGGAACTCTCTAGACTACCTGAGGGCTATCCTCAACGATGCCACTAGTTTCAAGCTCATATACCGATATGCCTTCGACTTCGCCAGGGTGAGTGGATTCCCGATCAGCCCCTGAGCCCTAGCAGTGCTTAAACGGATCTTACATGTGGGTTTACACGGGTTCAAGGCTGTTGTTCTTGTAATGTAGGCCAGGAACACTCGAGCCGCTGTGAGTAGACAggcttaaaaaaaagaaagaaagaaattcgAGAGACTGCTGATTTATTTTGGATTTAGCTTTTGTTCGTTCCTCCGAGTAACTGCTGTTCTGTACAGGGTTCCCACTGGCCATGGCATTTCTGGAATAGCATGGGATTTTAAAAAGCATTCAAAGACGGGGGATTTGATCATCTTTTGGGTCAAGTTATGGAATATAGATTGTTTTGCAGCACCTTTATATTGTAGctcatatttttaaaatattgtgTGATTGTCATGATTACTTGACAACCCCCTCCCCATTTAATATAGTTTTTTGACTGTTCATTATACGTAATGGACAATCTGATTTTTAGTCAATGAAAGGTTTTTACCCAGCTGGGGTTTTGTTGAAATACGGTGAACTCTAGTTTAATTGGCCCGATAACCAGTACAGTGTGAGTGCACGAGTGAGCAGCCTCTTAACACCgtctacaccatcacctccatctcctGGAGAGGGACAGGTTGGGGCTTTGGAGTTTTATCTACAGTAACAACATTTGTTTCCATTTGTTGTCTGCAGTACTTTCAATGGTTTGCTGATTTTCATGGTGTGTTATTgtacattatttttttaatcaacaCTGTCTTTGTACTTTGTACACAAGAGAATTTTATTCTTCTGAAGCTCATGGTTGATTATGGTTGAGTGCTCAGACCTTATCTGTACAATGTATACTTATTATAGCAGTCTGGTGTGACATCTAACATCTCACATGTGTGTGACTTTGCAGGAGAAGGATCAGAGGAGTTTAGATTTAAATACTGCCAAGTGCATGCTGGGACTTCTACTGGGAAAAACATGGCCGCTATTTCCTGTATTTAACCAGTTTCTAGAGGTGCAGATTTTGACCTTTTATTTACTCACACTTTATCACTATAACAACTTTCAAATAATCAGTAGTGAATTTTCTGGCCTGGTATCGGTCATGCTAGCCTTTCCTCTGTGTTGTAGGCCTGCAGTGTTGCAGTACTGTGTCATGAGCTCTGTGTGTGACGGACATCTATCTTTACCTCTTTCTCGTTCAGCAATCCAAGTACAAAGTAGTGAACAAAGACCAGTGGTGTAACGTACTAGAGTTCAGTAGGACCATTGATCTGGACCTGAGTAACTATGACGAGGACGGAGCCTGTgagtatggacacacacacaggtgtagaaTCCAAATGCTCAAATCCACACAGTGTTGgagttccctctctctctccccctccccctctctctctcacctcaggGCCAGTGTTGTTGGATGAATTTGTGGAATGGtacaaagacagagagatgtCTTAGCAACAAAGTCATCATGTCTACCAAGAAGTAGAAATTAATATCGGCACCAAGAACCATGGCAACAATGACGGAAATGGCgtagaaacaaaaacaacaaatctgaacCAGCTGGGGCAAACTGCAGGTGTCCTGccagtgatgggtgtgtgtgtgtgtgtgtgtgtgtgtgtgtgtgtgtgtgtgtatgtatgtgtgtgtgtgttctgtactgCACTGGTTCATTTTGCCCTTCTCATCAGGGTTATGTAAGGGTCTCCACTGGTGATATGTAGGAGAAACAGCCGCTCAACCCTATATGCCCCCTCCCGATGCCCTTCCTCACTTGCAGTGCATCATGGGAAAGCACATGGCCAGCCTTGGTGCCGGTCCCTCCCTCACAACTGTGACATCATCAAACTGTGAATGTTTCGATGGGTGTTTAAGAGGCTGACTTCTGATGCTCTACGTGACATGGTGACTTGTATTCCTTTACGTATCCCTCATGATAAAATATAATATTGTTGAACACAGGGGGCCTCATTTATCGAATATGAACAAGTATATGTGTGACCAAGGAAGCAAAACTTTGCCCAGAAGTCTAAAGTGGTATTTTTCAGAACAGGATCAAAATGACAACTGTTGTTAATTCATTACTCCTGACTGTGCAGTGATCAAACACAGGACCCATTAACTATCTGTTAAAGTGAAACCCCTTGTTACAATACAGAAGTAAGGCCAGGCCAGGAAACCAACATTTTACTAAGAGAACCAGGTTTGGTCCTTAAACAGTCTGCTGAAACCATGCCACACTAGATTGTAGTATGGTTT
The window above is part of the Brachyhypopomus gauderio isolate BG-103 chromosome 9, BGAUD_0.2, whole genome shotgun sequence genome. Proteins encoded here:
- the dcun1d4 gene encoding DCN1-like protein 4 isoform X1 — translated: MGNIDMSRPLAGLQIHTNTVECFIKMHSDATNIQLNSHLSTLASIHKIYHTLHRLNLTEDVGPDTHTTACCPRAMPPRKKRRPTAGDDLSAKKSRQDSVYRKQEAPRIPEAEVFSSKRCLEWFYEYAGCDDVVGPEGMEKFCEDIGVEPENVVMLVLAWKLNAQSMGYFTLQEWLRGMGSLQCDSTEKLRNSLDYLRAILNDATSFKLIYRYAFDFAREKDQRSLDLNTAKCMLGLLLGKTWPLFPVFNQFLEQSKYKVVNKDQWCNVLEFSRTIDLDLSNYDEDGAWPVLLDEFVEWYKDREMS
- the dcun1d4 gene encoding DCN1-like protein 4 isoform X2, producing the protein MPPRKKRRPTAGDDLSAKKSRQDSVYRKQEAPRIPEAEVFSSKRCLEWFYEYAGCDDVVGPEGMEKFCEDIGVEPENVVMLVLAWKLNAQSMGYFTLQEWLRGMGSLQCDSTEKLRNSLDYLRAILNDATSFKLIYRYAFDFAREKDQRSLDLNTAKCMLGLLLGKTWPLFPVFNQFLEQSKYKVVNKDQWCNVLEFSRTIDLDLSNYDEDGAWPVLLDEFVEWYKDREMS